A window of the Bacillus sp. A301a_S52 genome harbors these coding sequences:
- a CDS encoding redox-sensing transcriptional repressor Rex, protein MDLDQAKIPQATAKRLPLYYRFLEGLQASGKHRVSSSELSEAVKVDSATIRRDFSYFGALGKKGYGYNVNYLLSFFRKTLDQDELTKVTLVGVGNLGTAFLNYNFSKSNNTKIDMAFDVAADKVGKEIGGVPVYHLDEFKERVAESSVEVVILTVPSQAAQPIADDLVKAGIKGILNFTPARLSVPSDVRVHHIDLSVELQSLIYFLKHYPL, encoded by the coding sequence ATGGATCTAGATCAAGCAAAAATTCCTCAGGCAACAGCAAAACGATTGCCATTGTACTATCGATTTTTAGAAGGCTTACAAGCGTCAGGTAAACACCGCGTCTCATCTTCAGAATTAAGTGAAGCGGTAAAGGTAGATTCAGCCACAATACGTAGGGATTTTTCCTATTTTGGTGCTCTCGGCAAAAAAGGCTACGGGTATAACGTGAATTATCTATTATCTTTTTTCAGAAAAACGCTTGACCAAGATGAATTGACGAAGGTGACACTCGTTGGGGTTGGTAATTTAGGAACGGCTTTTTTAAATTATAATTTTAGCAAAAGCAATAATACAAAAATTGATATGGCATTTGATGTAGCAGCAGATAAGGTTGGGAAAGAAATAGGTGGTGTACCTGTCTATCATCTGGATGAATTTAAAGAGCGTGTGGCGGAAAGCAGTGTGGAAGTGGTCATTTTGACTGTGCCATCTCAAGCGGCACAACCTATCGCTGATGACTTAGTAAAAGCAGGTATTAAAGGGATTTTGAATTTTACGCCTGCGAGACTCTCGGTTCCGTCTGACGTGCGTGTTCATCATATTGATCTGTCAGTGGAACTTCAATCCCTCATCTATTTCTTAAAGCACTATCCTTTATAA